The nucleotide sequence TCGCGCGCGCGGGTCCTGTTCACGGAAGAGTCGCTGTTGGTTCGTCACGTGAGCCGCTCCAGCACGCGCAGCTTCGCGCTCCTGGCGCGGGGGTTCGCCCGCACCTCGTCGTCCTTGGGGCCGAGGGGCGACGGCTCGAGTTCGGCGAAGCCCGCCGACTCCAGAGCCCGGAACGTTCGCTTCACGATGCGGTCTTCGCCCGAATGGAAGGAGATGACGCCGAGCCGGCCGCCCACGGCGAGCAGCCCGGGCGCGTCGTCGAGCGCCTCGCGCAGCGCGCCGGGCTCGTCGTTGACGGCCATGCGCAGCGCCTGGAAGGCGCGCGTCGCGACGTGGAGGTGCCTCGACCACGCGCGGCGGGGCACCGCGCGCTTGACGGCGGCGACGAGATCGCCCGCCGTCGCGAGCGGGCGGCCGCGGACGATCGCGCGCGCGATGCGCCGGGCGTGCGGCTCTCCGCCGTACTCGAAGATAATCCGCGCCAGCTCAGGCTCGGGGAGCCGGTTCACGAGCGTCGCCGCCGTCTCGCCTCGCGTCGGGTCGAGGCGCATGTCGAGCGGCTCGTCCTCGCGGAGGAAGGAGAAGCCGCGCGCCGACTCCTCGAGCTGGTACGACGACACGCCGAGGTCCAGGAGGATCGAGCGCGCGCCGGCGACGCCGTGAGCCTCCGCCACGCGCCGGACGTTCCGAAAGCTGTCGCGCGTCAGCCGCATGCGGTCGCCAAACCGCGCGAGCCGCGCGCGGGAGCGCGCGAGCGCCTCGGGATCCACGTCGAGCCCGAGCAGGCGCACGTCGGGCGCGCTCGACGCCAGGAGCGCCTCAGCGTGCCCGCCCATGCCCACCGTCCCGTCGATCATCCATCCTCCGCCACGCGGTCGCAGCAAGAACGCGACCTCGTCCACGAGCACCGGAACGTGAACCGCTACACTCCCAGGCCTGCCAGCTTGTCGAAGAGCGTCGACAGCTTCGACCGCCCCGTCCGCTGGTATTCGTCGAAGCGCGCGCGATCCCAGACCTCAAACTTCGGCAGCCCGCCGCCGACGAGCGTGACGTCCTTCTCGAGCCCGGCCTGCTGCCGGACGTCGGGCGGCAGGAGAATTCGGCCGGCCGCGTCGAGCGTCACGTCCTTCGCGAGCGAGAAGTACAAGCGGCTGATCTCGCGCACCTCGGCGCTGAACTGCGACTGCTCGCGCAGCTTCGTTTCCATGCGCTGCCATTCCTGCAGCGGATGCGCTTCCAGACATTCGCCGTCCGGTACGACGACGAGATTGCCGTCGTATTGCGCGAGCACCTCCCGGAACTTCGCCGGGATGCTCAAGCGCCCTTTCGGGTCGATCGAGTGCTGATAGCGCCCTCTGAACATGTATGTCTGTGGAGACGGGATGCCACTTCATCCCACTTTCTCCCACTTAGTGGGCGAGATTAGCGTCACACGCGAGGCCTGTCAAGGAAAAACGCATGATTTTTCAGGGTATTCCGCCTACCCACCGGGTGGGCGATATGTAGTGGCAGATCCCCCACTCCGCCCCACCGGATAGGGTTAGAGGGGTCGTTTCGGGCGGGTCAGCGGGGCTGGTAGTACGGCAGGGCTTCGGGCAGCCAGCCCTCGATCTGCCGGATCCGGGTCTCCTCAGCGGGGTGGGTCGAGAGGAATTCGGGTGGGCGCCCGGAACGCTTCGCGGCCTCGGCCATCCTCACCCAGAGGTCGCGCGCGGCGTGCGGATCATAGCCCGCCTTGGCCATGAAGATCAGGCCGAGATGGTCGGCCTCCGATTCCTGGGTCCGGCTCCAGGGCAAGATCAGCCCCACCGTCGCGCCGGCGCCGAGGAGCGCCGTCACCTGCTGGACCATCACCGGGTCGTTCCGCAAGAGGGCGACCTGGGTAGCGGCGAGGCCCACCTGGACGAGGAGCCCCTGACTCACCCGCTCGCCCCCATGGCGGGCGATCGCGTGGGAGACCTCGTGGCCGAGGACGGCGGCGAGCCCCGCGTCGTCCCGGGTGATGGGAAGGATCCCGGTGTAGACCGCCACCTTGCCCCCGGGCAGGCAGAAGGCGTTCGCCTGCTTGTCCTCGATGAGGTTGAATTCCCACTCGTAGTCCGTCCGGCCGGTCGCCTCCGCGATCCTCAGGCCGACCCGCCTGACCTGCTCCGTGGCGACGGGATCCGAGGACAGGCGTGACTTCTTGAGCACCTGCTGGTAGGACGTGAGCCCCATCTGGAGCTCCTGGCTCTCCGAGAGGAGGAGGAGCTGGTGCCTGCCCGTGACCGGGACGGTCGCACAGGCGGTTGCCGTGGCGAGGGCTGTCGCAACGAGTGCCGCGAGCCGCTTCATGGATCCGATCCATTCTACCGGTTGCGGAGGCGCACGCGGGTCCTGAGCGTCGTCGCGCCGTCGGCGCCCGGCTGACCGCCCACGGTCGTCAGCGTGATGACGACGGTCCTCACCTCGCCCGGCACGCTCGTGGGCCGGCCCGCCGAGTCGAGGTACTCGAGCAGCAGGCTCCGGACACCCTCGACGATCGGCTGGGCTCCCCCGCCCGCGTCGCGGCGCAGGACCGTTCCCGCCAGGTGCCACGTGATCGTCTCGCCGTCTCCGGCCGCCGTGCCGTCACCGTCCAGGTCGCCGTGGAGGACGACCCGGGCGGGCTCCGCGACCGAGATCGCGTCGAAGGCGCCGTCCCCCGCGCCGGCGC is from Candidatus Methylomirabilota bacterium and encodes:
- the rsmH gene encoding 16S rRNA (cytosine(1402)-N(4))-methyltransferase RsmH, yielding MLVDEVAFLLRPRGGGWMIDGTVGMGGHAEALLASSAPDVRLLGLDVDPEALARSRARLARFGDRMRLTRDSFRNVRRVAEAHGVAGARSILLDLGVSSYQLEESARGFSFLREDEPLDMRLDPTRGETAATLVNRLPEPELARIIFEYGGEPHARRIARAIVRGRPLATAGDLVAAVKRAVPRRAWSRHLHVATRAFQALRMAVNDEPGALREALDDAPGLLAVGGRLGVISFHSGEDRIVKRTFRALESAGFAELEPSPLGPKDDEVRANPRARSAKLRVLERLT
- the mraZ gene encoding division/cell wall cluster transcriptional repressor MraZ; protein product: MFRGRYQHSIDPKGRLSIPAKFREVLAQYDGNLVVVPDGECLEAHPLQEWQRMETKLREQSQFSAEVREISRLYFSLAKDVTLDAAGRILLPPDVRQQAGLEKDVTLVGGGLPKFEVWDRARFDEYQRTGRSKLSTLFDKLAGLGV
- a CDS encoding M48 family metallopeptidase, whose protein sequence is MKRLAALVATALATATACATVPVTGRHQLLLLSESQELQMGLTSYQQVLKKSRLSSDPVATEQVRRVGLRIAEATGRTDYEWEFNLIEDKQANAFCLPGGKVAVYTGILPITRDDAGLAAVLGHEVSHAIARHGGERVSQGLLVQVGLAATQVALLRNDPVMVQQVTALLGAGATVGLILPWSRTQESEADHLGLIFMAKAGYDPHAARDLWVRMAEAAKRSGRPPEFLSTHPAEETRIRQIEGWLPEALPYYQPR